In a genomic window of Canis lupus familiaris isolate Mischka breed German Shepherd chromosome 28, alternate assembly UU_Cfam_GSD_1.0, whole genome shotgun sequence:
- the KAZALD1 gene encoding kazal-type serine protease inhibitor domain-containing protein 1, which produces MPPPPAAALALPSLLLLLLLRTPPPTGARPSPGPDYLRRGWLRLLAEGEGCAPCRPEDCAAPRGCLAGRVRDACGCCWECANLEGQLCDLDPSAHFYGRCGEQLECRLDAGGDLSRGEVPEPLCACRSQRPLCGSDGRTYAQICRLQEAARARPDANLTVAHPGPCESEPQIVLHPYDIWNVTGQDVIFGCEVFAYPMASIEWRKDGLDIQLPGDDPHISVQFRGGPQRFEVTGWLQIQAVRPSDEGIYRCLARNALGQVEAPASLTVLTPDQLNSTGLPQLPSLHLVPEEVESEEGEDYY; this is translated from the exons ATGCCACCGCCACCCGCtgctgccctggctctgccctcgctactgctgctgctgctgctacggACGCCGCCCCCGACAGGCGCGCGGCCGTCCCCAGGCCCCGATTACCTGCGGCGCGGCTGGCTGCGGCTGCTGGCGGAGGGCGAGGGCTGCGCTCCCTGCCGGCCAGAAGACTGCGCGGCGCCGCGGGGCTGCCTGGCCGGCCGGGTGCGCGACGCGTGCGGCTGCTGTTGGGAATGCGCCAACCTCGAGGGCCAGCTCTGCGACCTGGACCCCAGCGCCCACTTCTATGGGCGCTGCGGCGAGCAGCTTGAGTGCCGGTTGGACGCAGGCGGCGACCTGAGCCGCGGAGAGGTTCCGGAGCCTCTGTGTGCCTGCCGCTCGCAGCGCCCGCTTTGCGGATCCGACGGCCGCACCTACGCGCAGATCTGCCGCCTGCAGGAGGCGGCCCGTGCTCGGCCGGACGCCAACCTCACTGTGGCGCACCCGGGGCCCTGCGAATCGG AGCCTCAGATCGTGTTGCACCCATATGACATTTGGAACGTGACGGGGCAGGATGTGATCTTTGGCTGTGAGGTGTTTGCATACCCCATGGCATCCATCGAGTGGAGGAAGGACGGCTTGGACATTCAGCTACCAGGGGATGATCCCCACATCTCAGTGCAG TTCAGGGGTGGACCCCAGAGGTTTGAGGTGACAGGCTGGCTACAGATCCAGGCTGTGCGTCCCAGCGATGAGGGTATCTACCGCTGCCTGGCTCGCAATGCTCTGGGCCAGGTGGAGGCCCCAGCTAGCCTGACAGTGCTCACACCAG ACCAGCTGAACTCCACAGGCCTCCCCCAGCTGCCATCCCTGCATCTGGTTCCTGAGGAGGTTGAGAGTGAAGAGGGAGAAGATTATTACTAG